A stretch of Acropora muricata isolate sample 2 chromosome 7, ASM3666990v1, whole genome shotgun sequence DNA encodes these proteins:
- the LOC136922668 gene encoding uncharacterized protein yields MYTCRRKWRKLFRLRRTILCSYPVGESIVSSSGFAIENVDDGLVQDSSGKKRQLVCGTEKGQHKCKNYRTAGILVMERPCGIVINVNELFGSESKSQVYAHIHNLLEKPQFDQTSVTCYDDACHLKRFAQNPIRCSKTDIASRICEMEILCDRFHFKNHVDGWCRTYCNPLKSDTLKGVNTEVCEQLFSWLSKFSHISKHMNRWRFLFLILYVLDCHNEDVEGTSKK; encoded by the exons ATGTACACTTGCCGAAGAAAGTGGAGGAAATTGTTCAGGCTCAGAAGGACTATACTCTGCAGTTATCCAGTTGGTGAAAGTATTGTTAGCAG CTCTGGATTTGCAATTGAAAATGTGGATGATGGTCTTGTCCAGGATTCGAGTGGCAAGAAAAGGCAGCTGGTATGTGGTACAGAAAAGGGACAACATAAATGCAAAAATTATCGCACTGCAG GAATTTTAGTGATGGAGAGGCCATGTGGCATTGTTATAAATGTCAACGAATTGTTTGGCTCAGAAAGCAAGTCCCAAGTCTATGCCCACATACACAATCTCCTTGAGAAACCACAGTTTGATCAAACAA GTGTCACATGCTACGATGATGCATGTCATTTAAAGAGATTTGCACAAAATCCCATACGTTGCTCAAAGACAGATATTGCATCAAGGATCTGCGAAATGGAAATATTGTGTGACCGGTTTCATTTCAAAAATCATGTTGATGGATGGTGCAGAACATACTGCAACCCACTGAAGTCAGATACACTTAAG GGTGTGAACACGGAAGTTTGCGAGCAGCTGTTTTCCTGGCTGTCAAAGTTTTCCCATATCAGCAAGCACATGAACCGCTGGCGATTTCTTTTCTTAATACTCTATGTTCTCGACTGCCACAACGAAGATGTTGAGGGCACTTCCAAAAAATAA